Proteins from one Oncorhynchus masou masou isolate Uvic2021 chromosome 12, UVic_Omas_1.1, whole genome shotgun sequence genomic window:
- the LOC135549956 gene encoding uncharacterized protein LOC135549956: MKMYGIDRDRHFIHCLWIVGYVASSPLHSIPVSISCNVGSQAILPCKWKSQFDKIPVCHVQWQTPDETVFEQMGAQRWQATEFEGRVEVPEEKLWGGDCSLILRDVQFGDVGLYESFMVVDRAHNKRRVFIQSVQLSVHEHTSEESLRVGETLDLKLHTPQAMKVVFQGRNSTEMTVLWMRGEEEVNSGRLKEVEGFVVLKGLKIDDCGTYTVLDSHGLPVSTVHLTVEAYQVDETQKFHEIQGKQAPIGKSTYNRSSSLLMLFVLLFSPLIQHLLS, from the exons ATGAAAATGTATGGCATAGACAGGGACCG ACATTTCATACATTGTCTGTGGATTGTCGGCTATGTTG cctcctccccCCTGCATTCCattcctgtctccatctcttgCAATGTGGGAAGCCAAGCCATCCTTCCCTGCAAGTGGAAGTCCCAGTTTGACAAAATCCCAGTTTGCCATGTCCAGTGGCAGACACCTGATGAGACAGTGTTTGAACAGATGGGGGCGCAACGGTGGCAGGCAACCGAGTTTGAGGGGCGGGTGGAGGTACCTGAGGAAAAGCTGTGGGGGGGAGACTGCTCTCTGATCTTGCGTGACGTGCAGTTTGGGGATGTGGGGCTTTACGAGAGCTTCATGGTGGTTGACAGGGCACATAATAAGAGACGGGTGTTCATCCAGAGTGTCCAGCTCTCAGTCCATG AACACACGTCCGAGGAGTCCTTGAGGGTGGGTGAAACCCTGGACCTGAAGCTCCACACTCCCCAGGCCATGAAAGTGGTCTTCCAGGGGAGGAACAGCACAGAGATGACGGTCCTGTGGATGAGGGGTGAAGAGGAGGTCAACAGTGGTCGTCTTAAGGAGGTCGAAGGGTTTGTGGTCCTCAAAGGGTTGAAGATAGACGACTGTGGGACATATACCGTGTTGGATTCCCACGGCCTGCCGGTTAGCACGGTTCATCTTACAGTGGAAG CATATCAGGTTGATGAAACTCAAAAATTCCATGAGATCCAGGGCAAACAAGCACCTATCG GTAAATCAACATATAACAGGTCCTCCTCTCTGCTTATGTTATTTGTCCTGCTGTTCAGTCCCCTGATTCAGCATCTCCTGAGTTGA